One region of bacterium HR17 genomic DNA includes:
- the gyrB gene encoding DNA gyrase subunit B, with translation MADKEVTAVMETAEPTAATDYQAEHIQVLKGLEGVRKRPAMYIGDTGVRGLHHLLEEVVDNAVDEALAGYCRRIEVTLHADGSVSVADDGRGIPVDIHPEEGRPAVEVVLTMLHAGGKFQSGAYKVAGGLHGVGISVVNALSEWLEVQVKRDGKVWYQRYERGEPVTPLKAVGKAARTGTTVTFKPDAEIFETTEWDAGRIKQRLHELAFLNPQVRFIFRDERTGEEVEFHEKGGLAAYVQFLNRNREVLHRPIYLSGARKVEQDGRILDEISVEVALQYHEGYQEQILSFANDVRTVDGGTHESGFKNALTRVLNTFARRTGLLKEKDGNLTGDDVREGLTAVIAVKLMHPQFEGQTKHKLGNSEVEGIVFSIVHEELTAYFEKNGVVARRIIQKAVRAAQAREAAKRAAELVRRKTALDDARLPGKLADCTEKDPALCELFLVEGESAGGTAKQGRDRRTQAILPLRGKVLNVEKHRLDKVLSNEEIRAIITALGTGIWVEDGKHKRRGTNAETGFDISKRRYDRIIIMTDADVDGSHIRTLLLTFLFRYLRPLVEAGHVYIAKPPLYLIRKGREVHYAYTDEERDAVVRKLGRGATVQRFKGLGEMNPDQLAETTMSPQSRVLVKVTLDDARRADELFTILMGEQVEPRRRFLEQHAQEVAGELDI, from the coding sequence CTGCCATGTATATCGGCGACACAGGGGTGCGAGGGTTGCACCATTTGCTGGAAGAAGTCGTGGACAACGCTGTGGACGAAGCCTTGGCGGGTTATTGCCGCCGGATTGAAGTTACCTTGCACGCAGACGGGTCGGTCAGCGTTGCCGACGACGGGCGCGGCATCCCCGTGGACATCCACCCTGAAGAAGGGCGTCCTGCCGTGGAGGTCGTGCTCACGATGCTGCACGCCGGCGGTAAATTTCAGTCCGGTGCTTACAAAGTCGCCGGCGGGTTGCACGGTGTCGGTATCAGCGTCGTTAATGCGCTGTCTGAGTGGCTGGAAGTGCAAGTCAAACGGGACGGGAAGGTGTGGTATCAGCGTTACGAGCGGGGTGAACCGGTTACCCCATTGAAAGCGGTCGGCAAAGCCGCCCGCACCGGCACGACCGTTACCTTTAAACCAGACGCGGAAATTTTTGAGACAACTGAGTGGGACGCCGGGCGCATCAAACAGCGACTCCACGAGTTAGCCTTTTTGAACCCGCAGGTGCGTTTCATCTTTCGCGACGAACGCACCGGCGAAGAGGTGGAGTTCCACGAAAAGGGTGGGCTGGCGGCGTATGTGCAGTTTCTGAACCGCAACCGTGAAGTGTTACATCGCCCGATTTACCTTAGCGGCGCCCGCAAAGTGGAACAAGACGGGCGCATTTTGGATGAAATCAGCGTGGAAGTCGCCTTGCAATACCACGAAGGTTATCAGGAACAAATCCTCAGTTTCGCCAACGATGTCCGCACCGTGGACGGCGGCACGCATGAGAGCGGTTTCAAGAACGCCTTGACCCGTGTTCTCAACACTTTTGCCCGGCGCACCGGGTTGCTCAAAGAGAAAGACGGCAACCTGACCGGCGACGATGTGCGTGAAGGGTTGACCGCTGTCATCGCCGTTAAACTGATGCACCCTCAGTTTGAAGGGCAAACGAAGCATAAATTGGGCAACAGTGAAGTGGAAGGAATTGTGTTCAGCATCGTGCACGAAGAGTTGACCGCTTACTTTGAGAAAAACGGTGTCGTCGCCCGCCGCATTATTCAAAAGGCGGTGCGCGCCGCACAAGCCCGTGAGGCTGCCAAGCGGGCGGCAGAACTCGTGCGCCGCAAAACCGCATTGGACGATGCGCGTCTGCCAGGCAAACTTGCCGATTGCACCGAAAAAGACCCCGCCCTTTGTGAGCTGTTTCTCGTGGAAGGCGAAAGCGCTGGAGGCACAGCCAAACAAGGGCGCGACCGGCGCACTCAAGCCATTCTACCCTTGCGCGGCAAAGTCCTCAATGTGGAAAAGCACCGTTTGGACAAAGTGCTCAGCAACGAAGAAATTCGTGCCATCATCACCGCACTGGGCACAGGCATCTGGGTAGAAGACGGCAAGCACAAACGGCGCGGCACAAACGCCGAGACAGGCTTTGACATCAGCAAACGCCGCTACGACCGTATCATTATCATGACCGACGCCGATGTGGACGGGAGTCACATTCGGACGCTGTTGTTGACTTTCCTTTTCCGCTACCTGCGCCCGTTGGTGGAAGCCGGGCATGTTTACATCGCTAAACCGCCCCTCTACCTCATCCGCAAAGGGCGCGAGGTCCACTACGCCTACACCGACGAAGAACGCGATGCAGTCGTCCGAAAGTTAGGGCGCGGCGCGACCGTCCAGCGCTTCAAGGGATTGGGTGAAATGAACCCCGACCAATTGGCAGAGACAACGATGAGCCCGCAAAGCCGTGTCCTTGTCAAAGTCACTCTGGACGACGCACGGCGCGCCGACGAGTTGTTTACGATCCTGATGGGCGAACAAGTGGAACCGCGCCGACGGTTCTTAGAGCAGCACGCCCAAGAAGTCGCTGGTGAACTGGACATTTAG
- the sufS gene encoding Cysteine desulfurase SufS, translating to MVTKPKSALDAESVRKDFPIFRRTVRGKPLIYLDSAATSQKPQCVIDAERAFYERYNANVHRGAYLIAEEATAAYETAREKVAKFINAPGKECIVFTRGTTEAINLVAYAWGWANLRDGDEILLTGMEHHSNIVPWQLIAERTGAKIKVVPVTDDGVLDMDAFERLITEQVKIVAVTHVSNVLGTINPVQEICRKAHEVGAVVLVDGAQAAPHLPVDVQAIGCDFYALSGHKMCGPTGSGVLYGRKELLEAMPPFLGGGEMIRTVTFERTTFNDVPYKFEAGTPPIAQAIGLGAAVDYLTHIGMERVRAHEIELTAYALERLQEVDGITIYGAAPPEQRGGVIAFNIGDIHPHDLATFLDAHGICIRAGHHCAQPLMRRLNVAATARASFYLYNTPDEVDALESALRKAVRFFAR from the coding sequence ATGGTGACGAAGCCCAAGTCGGCGTTAGATGCGGAAAGCGTTCGGAAGGACTTTCCGATTTTCCGTCGGACAGTGCGGGGCAAACCGCTTATCTACCTGGACAGCGCGGCGACTTCGCAAAAACCCCAGTGCGTCATTGATGCTGAACGGGCGTTTTATGAACGCTACAACGCCAATGTCCATCGGGGCGCTTACCTGATCGCTGAAGAAGCCACCGCTGCCTACGAAACAGCCCGCGAAAAAGTCGCAAAGTTCATCAATGCCCCCGGCAAAGAGTGCATCGTGTTCACGCGTGGGACGACAGAAGCCATCAACTTGGTCGCATACGCGTGGGGTTGGGCGAATTTGCGGGACGGCGACGAAATTTTGCTGACGGGGATGGAGCACCACAGCAATATCGTCCCATGGCAACTTATCGCCGAGCGGACAGGGGCGAAAATCAAGGTCGTGCCGGTTACCGACGACGGCGTGTTAGACATGGACGCTTTTGAGCGGTTGATCACGGAGCAGGTGAAAATCGTTGCCGTCACGCATGTCAGCAATGTGTTGGGCACTATTAACCCCGTGCAGGAAATTTGCCGCAAGGCGCACGAAGTCGGTGCTGTCGTGCTTGTAGACGGGGCGCAAGCAGCACCGCACTTGCCCGTTGATGTGCAGGCAATCGGCTGCGACTTTTACGCGCTGAGCGGGCATAAGATGTGCGGACCGACAGGCAGTGGGGTGCTTTACGGGCGCAAGGAGTTGCTGGAGGCGATGCCACCGTTTCTCGGCGGCGGCGAAATGATTCGCACCGTCACTTTTGAGCGGACGACTTTTAACGATGTGCCCTACAAGTTTGAGGCGGGCACACCTCCTATCGCGCAAGCCATCGGGTTGGGCGCTGCCGTTGATTACCTGACGCACATCGGCATGGAGCGGGTGCGGGCGCACGAAATTGAGTTGACCGCCTACGCACTGGAGCGGTTGCAGGAGGTGGATGGCATCACGATTTACGGTGCTGCGCCTCCAGAACAGCGGGGCGGTGTTATTGCCTTCAACATCGGCGATATCCACCCCCACGATTTGGCGACCTTTTTGGACGCGCATGGGATTTGCATCCGTGCGGGACACCATTGCGCCCAACCGTTGATGCGCCGGCTCAATGTCGCTGCCACCGCTCGCGCCAGTTTCTACCTTTACAACACACCCGACGAGGTGGATGCGCTGGAGTCCGCTTTGCGCAAGGCGGTCAGGTTCTTCGCCCGTTAG
- the hcaC_2 gene encoding 3-phenylpropionate/cinnamic acid dioxygenase ferredoxin subunit: MGEWVRVGKKDDIPVNGAKVVIVEETPIAVFRVGDDEFYAIEDTCTHDAASLSEGWFASDYVIECPRHGAWFDIRTGKALRMPAVYPVRTFAVKVEGDEVFVEWTPSEEEGERWGVHERE; encoded by the coding sequence ATGGGCGAATGGGTTCGGGTCGGCAAAAAGGACGACATTCCCGTGAATGGGGCAAAGGTCGTGATCGTGGAAGAAACGCCGATCGCCGTCTTTCGGGTCGGCGACGACGAGTTTTACGCCATTGAGGATACTTGCACGCATGACGCGGCATCGTTATCCGAGGGTTGGTTTGCAAGCGACTATGTGATTGAGTGCCCCCGACACGGGGCATGGTTTGACATCCGCACCGGCAAGGCCTTGCGGATGCCAGCAGTTTATCCCGTCCGCACTTTTGCCGTCAAGGTGGAGGGCGACGAAGTGTTCGTGGAGTGGACGCCCTCCGAGGAAGAGGGCGAACGCTGGGGCGTTCATGAACGGGAGTAA
- the sufB_1 gene encoding FeS cluster assembly protein SufB — MAELVVPTQIGLDALEFLAERNNEPDWLGQLRRKAWDAFEQIPMPTPRDEEWRRTDLKGFRFADYAPISFPPYDAAPSVDALPDELQRFLHPGAEEGNVAGLLIHHGAKAVYRCLSEEAERKGVIFVDMATALREHAEMLRGRLHQLIAPNETKFVALHAALMNAGAFVYVPPRVRLELPLHLFFWLDAEHSSLFDHLLVVADKESEVVVLAHYASPQGDFPAFSSGAVEIFAEPGAQVYFISLQEWGDRVYDFHFVRANIPQDAYMRWVLTAFGGKLWRINCHSKLSERGASTDMLGMSVGAGVQQFDHHTFQEHIAPQCRSDLLFKVVLMDRASSIYRGLIKVHKNAQGTDAYQANRNLLLSPKAKADSMPLLEIEANEVRCTHGATIGRVDELQLFYLMSRGISRRQAEKIIVDGFLRPVIDKVPVQWFGDKMQALLDAKMLAEAKRLGYA, encoded by the coding sequence ATGGCGGAGTTGGTCGTTCCGACGCAGATTGGGCTGGACGCGTTGGAGTTCCTGGCAGAGCGCAACAACGAGCCCGATTGGCTCGGGCAATTGCGCCGAAAGGCGTGGGACGCTTTTGAGCAAATCCCGATGCCGACGCCGCGAGATGAGGAATGGCGCCGAACGGATTTGAAAGGCTTTCGGTTCGCCGACTATGCGCCCATCTCTTTCCCGCCTTACGACGCCGCGCCGTCGGTAGACGCTTTGCCCGACGAACTGCAGCGGTTTTTGCATCCTGGTGCGGAAGAAGGCAATGTCGCAGGCTTGCTCATCCATCACGGCGCAAAGGCAGTGTATCGTTGCCTCAGCGAGGAAGCCGAACGCAAAGGCGTGATTTTTGTGGACATGGCGACGGCGCTCCGGGAGCATGCCGAGATGCTCCGCGGGCGATTGCATCAACTCATTGCGCCGAACGAGACCAAATTCGTCGCCTTGCATGCGGCGTTAATGAACGCCGGCGCGTTCGTTTATGTCCCGCCCCGCGTGCGGTTAGAGTTGCCGTTGCACCTGTTCTTTTGGCTGGACGCGGAACACAGTTCGCTCTTTGACCACCTGCTCGTCGTTGCCGACAAAGAAAGCGAGGTCGTTGTGTTGGCACATTATGCATCACCGCAGGGCGATTTCCCTGCGTTCAGCAGCGGTGCGGTAGAAATCTTTGCCGAACCAGGCGCACAAGTTTACTTCATCAGCCTGCAGGAGTGGGGCGATCGGGTTTACGACTTCCATTTCGTGCGGGCGAACATTCCCCAAGATGCTTACATGCGTTGGGTGCTGACGGCGTTTGGCGGCAAACTGTGGCGCATCAACTGCCACAGCAAATTGAGCGAGCGAGGAGCGAGCACCGACATGTTGGGCATGAGCGTCGGTGCGGGCGTTCAGCAATTTGACCACCACACCTTCCAAGAGCACATCGCCCCCCAGTGCCGCAGCGACTTGCTGTTCAAAGTCGTGTTAATGGACAGGGCATCGTCCATCTATCGCGGTTTGATCAAGGTGCACAAAAACGCGCAGGGCACGGATGCGTATCAGGCAAACCGCAATTTGTTGCTTAGCCCCAAAGCGAAAGCCGACTCCATGCCGTTGCTGGAAATTGAAGCCAACGAGGTCCGCTGCACGCACGGGGCGACCATCGGGCGCGTAGATGAACTGCAACTGTTCTATCTGATGAGTCGGGGCATCTCGCGCCGTCAAGCCGAAAAAATCATCGTAGACGGTTTCCTGCGTCCCGTCATTGACAAAGTGCCTGTCCAATGGTTCGGCGATAAGATGCAGGCGTTGCTGGACGCTAAGATGCTGGCGGAAGCGAAACGGTTGGGGTATGCGTAA